In Porites lutea chromosome 9, jaPorLute2.1, whole genome shotgun sequence, a single window of DNA contains:
- the LOC140947550 gene encoding uncharacterized protein — protein MSCAIDEGTYIIENVETERYLFQDGEKIKGNRGDEGGWLASSGFQAPPVLGADANYYNRAYWKIIPQGDDRYFVENVETKRYLFQDGEKIKGERGDEGGWLASSGFQAPPVLGADANYYNRAYWKIIPQGDGKYFFENTETQRYLFQDGEKIKGKRGDEGGWLASSGFQAPPALGADANYYNRAYWKLHKQ, from the coding sequence atgtcCTGTGCTATTGATGAAGGAACCTACATCATTGAAAATGTCGAGACAGAACGCTACCTGTTTCAAGATGGAGAGAAGATTAAGGGCAACCGAGGAGATGAAGGTGGTTGGTTAGCCTCTTCTGGATTTCAAGCGCCTCCTGTGTTGGGAGCTGATGCAAATTATTACAATCGTGCCTACTGGAAGATCATTCCTCAAGGCGATGACAGGTACTTTGTTGAAAACGTGGAAACCAAGAGGTACCTGTTTCAAGATGGAGAGAAGATTAAAGGCGAGCGAGGAGACGAAGGTGGTTGGTTAGCCTCATCTGGCTTTCAAGCGCCTCCTGTGTTGGGAGCTGATGCCAATTACTACAATCGTGCGTACTGGAAGATCATTCCACAAGGCGATGGcaagtacttttttgaaaatactGAGACGCAAAGATATCTCTTTCAAGATGGAGAAAAGATTAAAGGCAAACGAGGAGACGAAGGTGGGTGGTTAGCCTCATCTGGCTTTCAAGCACCTCCTGCTTTGGGAGCTGATGCCAATTACTACAATCGTGCTTATTGGAAACTCCACAAGCAATAG
- the LOC140948316 gene encoding uncharacterized protein, with protein MTCFLDEGTYIIQNYETMRYLYMEGERIEKRGDEGGWLEETGREAPPAVGAYSNFYNRTYWRLLPQGEGKYLIENVETRRYLFQSGPKITGDRGDENGWQESTGFQSPPVVGADDNYEDRAYWRFLPVSDNKYFIENIATQRYMLQDGEKLKGNSRREEGRGWSRLKGPPTLGADANYFNRAYWRLYRQ; from the coding sequence ATGACTTGTTTCCTTGATGAAGGAACCTACATCATTCAAAATTACGAGACAATGCGCTACTTGTATATGGAGGGAGAGAGGATTGAGAAGCGAGGAGATGAAGGAGGATGGTTGGAAGAAACTGGACGTGAAGCGCCACCTGCGGTTGGAGCTTACTCGAACTTCTACAATCGAACATACTGGAGGTTGCTTCCTCAAGGCGAGGGCAAGTACTTAATTGAAAACGTGGAGACCAGGAGGTACTTGTTTCAAAGCGGTCCAAAGATTACGGGCGATCGAGGAGACGAAAATGGGTGGCAAGAGTCCACGGGATTTCAATCACCGCCTGTTGTTGGAGCTGATGACAACTACGAAGACCGTGCGTACTGGAGATTCCTGCCAGTAAGTGATAACAAGTACTTTATTGAAAACATTGCGACGCAGAGGTATATGCTTCAAGATGGAGAGAAGCTTAAAGGCAATAGTCGAAGAGAAGAGGGTCGTGGATGGTCACGATTGAAAGGACCCCCTACATTAGGAGCTGATGCCAATTACTTCAATCGTGCTTACTGGAGGCTATATAGGCAGTAA
- the LOC140947706 gene encoding uncharacterized protein has translation MSRLYLATAVGLVGVSALGITLDIRRKRRSELHSFGSMLRQYFEYFFLSFFGARMRRKLENDSVNFAEVQEETLLKILKGNASTEYGVRYKFGDIEGKKQYVAMHPLTRHIHYKEFIDQVLRGKKNILTAKDPYQIGVTSGTSGKSSLLPTTNDISKTFLVNGVFVAISTMFEAFPKTYELQKSLKFFYSPRWQYTESGLPIGPTSSSPSNSQRILHLYSTPKPGFDILTEPEALYIHLLFALKDRNLGILEANFAQIVYSGLSALEAQWKLLVEDIELGKVNPNLEIEDGVRRKLNNLLKPDGKRAEELKQEFSKGFYGIVNRIWPHINLVLACSTGSSELYASKLKEKYLGDIPIYSPFYGATEGLIGVNLWPEEENPVYMLVPRAMFFEFIPVEESREEQPTTLFAEQTEVGKIYELVVTTLSGLYRYRIGDVVKIARFHNNCPVVEYQYRQGQILNVRAEKTSERVFYDALKSVLNHDGQRFRLVDYTCAESIMLDDESRALKTADVKGTAPFYVVFLELSCGKLEGEEIKTLENKLDHALCEFSPVYESFRQKGSICHLQLFTVNKGTFVGLRKYLLRNNPAAANQIKIPRVIKTKQALDVLLNNIY, from the exons ATGTCGAGGTTGTACCTAGCTACTGCAGTTGGCCTTGTGGGAGTTTCCGCGTTAGGAATAACACTTGACATTCGACGTAAAAGGCGGTCAGAGTTGCACTCATTTGGCTCTATGCTTCGACAGTATTTCGAGTACTTCTTCTTGTCCTTTTTTGGGGCGAGAATGAGAAGAAAACTGGAAAATGACAGTGTTAATTTCGCCGAAGTGCAAGAAGAAACTTTGTTGAAGATTCTCAAGGGAAACGCCAGTACTGAATATGGTGTTAGGTATAAGTTTGGTGACATAGAAGGCAAAAAGCAGTATGTAGCCATGCATCCATTGACAAGACATAttcattataaagaatttatag ATCAGGTGTTGCGTGGCAAGAAGAACATTCTTACAGCAAAGGATCCATATCAGATTGGTGTCACTTCAGGCACTTCTGGGAAAAGTTCTCTGCTTCCAACTACCAATGACATATCAAAAACATTCCTTGTCAATGGTGTTTTTGTTGCAATAAGTACCATGTTTGAGGCTTTTCCTAAG ACTTATGAGCTACAGAAAAGCTTGAAGTTCTTTTACTCCCCAAGGTGGCAATACACAGAGTCAGGCCTTCCCATTGGTCCAACCTCCTCTTCACCCAGTAATTCACAGCGCATCCTACACCTCTATTCAACACCAAAACCAGGGTTCGACATCTTGACAGAACCCGAAGCTCTATACATTCACTTGCTGTTTGCTTTAAAGGATAGAAACCTTGGTATCTTGGAAGCAAACTTTGCACAGATTGTGTATTCGGGACTGTCAGCTCTTGAGGCACAATGGAAGTTGCTGGTGGAGGATATTGAACTGGGAAAAGTGAATCCCAATTTGGAGATTGAAGATGGTGTCAGAAG AAAACTGAACAACCTTCTTAAACCAGACGGGAAACGTGCAGAGGAGTTGAAACAGGAATTTTCCAAAGGATTTTATGGCATTGTTAATAGGATATGGCCTCATATAAATTTGGTCCTTGCTTGCTCAACAG GTTCTTCTGAACTCTACGCTTCCAAACTGAAGGAGAAATACTTGGGCGATATTCCTATTTATTCGCCATTTTACGGCGCAACTGAAGGGCTTATTGGAGTCAACCTGTGGCCGGAAGAAGAGAACCCCGTGTATATGCTGGTACCACGGGCCATGTTCTTCGAGTTTATCCCTGTAGAGGAAAGCAGGGAAGAACAGCCTACT ACGCTTTTCGCCGAGCAAACAGAAGTTGGAAAAATTTATgagctcgttgtcacaactctgaGCGGATTGTATCGTTACAGAATTGGAGACGTTGTCAAGATCGCTCGTTTCCATAACAACTGCCCAGTAGTTGAGTACCAGTACCGTCAAGGGCAAATTCTGAACGTCAGAGCAGAGAAGACTTCCGAACGAGTCTTTTACGACGCACTTAAGTCAGTGCTCAACCATGACGGACAGCGGTTTCGTTTGGTGGATTACACATGCGCAGAGAGTATTATGCTCGATGACGAGAGTCGTGCGTTGAAAACCGCTGATGTTAAGGGTACAGCACCTTTTTATGTCGTGTTTTTGGAATTGAGTTGTGGGAAACTCGAGGGTGAAGAAATAAAGACACTTGAAAACAAG CTCGACCATGCCTTGTGCGAGTTCAGTCCTGTTTACGAATCTTTCCGACAGAAAGGGAGCATATGTCATCTTCAGCTTTTCACAGTAAACAAAGGGACTTTCGTAGGACTCAGAAAATATCTTCTACGCAACAATCCTGCCGCAGCTAATCAGATTAAAATACCGCGTGTTATAAAAACTAAACAAGCCCTTGATGTgcttttaaataatatttactGA